Proteins encoded by one window of Engraulis encrasicolus isolate BLACKSEA-1 chromosome 23, IST_EnEncr_1.0, whole genome shotgun sequence:
- the LOC134439917 gene encoding uncharacterized protein LOC134439917 encodes MQKMADLPADRLSAEPPFTNVGMDVFGPWAVAARRTRGGHAESKRWAVLFTCLSVRAIHIEVIESMDSSSLINAFRRFQAIRGPVKHLRSDRGTNFIGASKDLEIPSNADEKTVQRFLSDQGTTWTFNPPHSSHMGGVWERMIGVTRRILDSMLMQMGSSKLTHEVLTTFLAEVTAIVNNRPLVPVSTDPTEPFILTPATLLTQKVGPCPPPPGDFDHQDLHKRQWRRVQSLSNTFWDRWRKQYLATLQPRRKWPSDKPNLREGSVVLLKDIQCKRNDWPLCIITAVYPSKDGRVRKVQLRVARKDGTKLLLRPVNELILLIPPDN; translated from the coding sequence ATGCAAAAGATGGCTGACTTGCCGGCAGACAGACTGAGCGCTGAACCTCCCTTCACCAATGTTGGGATGGATGTGTTCGGGCCATGGGCCGTGGCAGCACGCCGGACAAGAGGGGGGCACGCCGAAAGCAAGAGGTGGGCAGTCCTTTTCACTTGCTTATCTGTCAGAGCAATTCACATCGAGGTAATTGAGTCTATGGATTCTTCGAGCCTCATCAATGCATTCAGAAGGTTCCAGGCTATCCGAGGCCCAGTGAAACACCTACGCTCGGACAGAGGCACAAATTTCATTGGAGCCTCTAAAGACCTAGAAATCCCCTCTAACGCTGATGAGAAAACAGTACAGAGATTCCTCTCTGACCAGGGCACCACATGGACTTTTAACCCCCCGCACTCCTCTCATATGGGAGGGGTTTGGGAAAGAATGATAGGTGTCACCCGCCGCATCCTAGATTCCATGCTCATGCAGATGGGATCTTCCAAACTCACACATGAGGTTCTCACAACCTTTTTGGCAGAGGTCACTGCCATTGTGAACAATCGCCCACTTGTGCCTGTGTCCACAGACCCTACAGAGCCCTTCATCCTCACACCTGCAACACTACTGACTCAGAAGGTGGGCCCTTGCCCACCCCCACCTGGTGACTTTGACCACCAAGACTTACACAAGCGGCAGTGGCGTAGAGTCCAAAGCCTGTCCAACACATTCTGGGACAGGTGGCGCAAGCAAtacctggcaacactgcaaccCCGCAGGAAGTGGCCATCCGACAAGCCAAATCTCAGAGAGGGAAGCGTAGTGCTTCTCAAGGACATTCAATGTAAGAGGAACGACTGGCCTCTCTGCATCATCACAGCTGTGTACCCGAGCAAAGACGGACGGGTACGCAAAGTCCAGCTGAGAGTTGCCAGGAAAGACGGCACCAAACTGCTTCTCAGGCCTGTAAATGAACTGATCTTACTCATTCCTCCAGATAATTGA